CGGCGCGACCACCGCCGAGGAGATAACGGCCTCATCCTTTGCCCGAATTGAGGCGGTGGAAAAGGATGTCCATGCGTATATCACGCTGATGAAAGAGACGGCTTTTGCCGAGGCGAAACGGGCTGACGAGGCGATTAAAAAAGGCGAAGGCGGGCTGCTGGCCGGCATCCCGATCGCGCTGAAGGACATCGCCTGCACAAAGGGAACCCTTACGACCTGCGGCTCCCGGATGCTTTCCAATTTCGTGCCGCCGTACGACGCGGCCGTCATTGAGAAACTGCGCGAGGCGGGGGCGGTATTCACCGGTAAGACCAACATGGATGAATTTGCAATGGGCTCCTCCACCGAGACATCGTTTTATGGCACATCCAGAAACCCGTGGGATTTAGAGAGAATTCCCGGCGGCTCCAGCGGCGGTTCGGCGGCGGCTGTAGCGGCAGACGAGTGCATCGCCGCGATCGGCTCTGACACGGGCGGCTCAATTCGCCAGCCGGCGGCTCTTTGCGGCATCGTCGGAATGAAGCCTACCTACGGCCGGGTTTCCCGGTATGGGCTCATTGCCTTTGCCTCCTCTCTCGACCAGATCGGCCCGTTCACAAAGGATGTGGAGGACTGCGCGCTCATGATGAATGTCCTTTCCGGCTACGACAGACGCGATTCGACGTCGGCTGATCAGGAAGTACCCGATTACCGGCAGTTTCTCGGCAAGGGAATCGCTGGCTGGAAAGTTGGCATTCCGAAGGAGTATTTTGTAGGCGGGCTCGACCCCGAGGTTGAGGAGGCGGTCCGCGGGGCAATCAAAACCATCGAGGAAGCCGGCGCCCAATGCGTGGAGGTTTCGCTTCCCCATACGGAATACTGCCTCGCCGTTTACTATATCGTGGCGCCGGCGGAGGCCTCCTCGAATCTCGCCCGTTACGACGGCGTTAAATATGGCTTCCGTTTTCCGGAGGGGCGCGACCTTTTAGACATGTATAAAAAAACCCGTTCGGCAGGGTTTGGAAACGAGGTAAAAAGGCGCATTATGATAGGTACTTATGCGCTTTCATCGGGGTATTATGACGCCTATTATAAGAAGGCCTCTCAGGTGCGCTCGCTGATCAAGCGGGATTTCGACGAGGCGTTCAAGACCTGCGACGCGCTTCTGACGCCGACGACGCCGACCCCAGCCTTCCGCATCGGCGAAAAAACGGACGACCCGATGCAGATGTATCTTTCCGATCTTTTTACCATTTCGACAAATCTGGCGGGAATTCCCGGGATATCCGTACCCTGCGGCTACAGCGCCTCCGGTCTGCCGATTGGGGTACAGTTTCTGGCGGGGCACTTCCAAGAGGGCCGTCTGCTCCAGATCGCCTCGGAGTACGAAAAACACGCCCAAATCGAGAAAAGGAGACCTAATCTCTAATGAATTTTGAACCTGTAATCGGGCTGGAGGTGCACGCCCAGCTTTTGACTGATACCAAGATCTTCTGCGACTGCTCCACCAAATTCGGCGCGGAGCCGAACAGCCATACCTGCCCGGTCTGCCTCGGGATGCCCGGGGTGCTGCCGGTGCTGAACAAAAAGGTCGTCGATTTTCTGCTGAAAATGGCGATGGCAACCAATTGCAAGATCAACCGGGAATCGAGTTTCGCCCGAAAAAACTATTTTTATCCAGATCTTCCGAAGGGCTACCAGATATCCCAATACGCCGAGCCGCCCGTTGAACATGGCTGGATCGATATCGAAACCGAGGGCGGCAAAAAGCGGATCGGGATAACCCGCATCCACATGGAGGAGGATGCGGGCAAGCTGATTCACGACGAAAACAGTCCGGCGAGCTATGTCGATCTGAACCGCACCGGGGTGCCCCTGATCGAGATCGTGGGCGATCCGGACCTTCGCAGCGCTGAGGAAGCGGCGGCTTATCTCCGGCGGATTCACGAAATCCTTGTCTATCTGGAGATCTGCGACGGCAACATGGAGGAGGGGAGCTTCCGCTGCGACGCGAATATCTCCCTGCGTCCGGTCGGACAGAAGGAATTCGGCACCAGGACCGAGCTCAAGAACATGAATTCCTTCCGGAATGTTCAGCGCGCCCTCGAATACGAGATCAAACGTCAGCAATACCTGCTCGAAAGCGGCGGCGTGGTGGTGCAGGAAACCCGCCTGTGGGACGACGCTGCGGGGGTGACCAAATCGATGCGGAGCAAGGAGGAGGCCCACGACTACCGCTATTTCCCCGAACCTGATCTTGTTCCCATAGTGGTTGACGACGAGTGGCAAGACGAAATCCGCCGCGCCATGCCGGAGTTGCCCCTGGAAAAGCGGGAGCGTTTTTCCAGCGAATACCAGCTTTCCGCCTATGACGCCGGGGTGCTTACCCAAAGCCGGGCGCTTGCCGACTATTTCGAAGAGGTCGCCCGCCTTTCCGGACAGCCGAAGGCGGCCGCGAACTGGGTAATGGGCGATATCCTGCGGTTTTTGAACGACGAGAAGAAAACCGTCGGGGAGTGCCCGGTTTCCCCAGCCAACCTCGCCGCGATGATCAGGCTGATTCAGGAGGGGACGATCAGCGGCAAGATGGCCAAGGATATCAGCGAGGCGATGTACAAAACCGGCGGAACGCCGGAAGAGATCATCAAGGAAAAGGGTCTCGTCCAGATCACCGACGGGGATGCCCTCGCGGCAACACTTTCCGCAATCCTGGCAAAAAACCCCGGGCAGGTCGCCCAGTATCAGTCCGGAAAGGAAAAGCTCTTCGGTTTCTTTGTCGGTCAGGCGATGAAGGCGACCGGAGGCAAGGCCAATCCCCAGATGCTTAACGACCTGCTGAAAAAAATGCTGGCAAAACATTAATGGATCCCCTGAAGGACCCGATCCAGACGCTTTTCTGGAAAGACAACGCCGTCATCCTGCTTGATCAGCGGGCCCTGCCGATCGAGGAGAATTATCTGACCTGCACCGATTACCGGCAGATTGTCGCTGCGATCAAAAACCTGACGGTCCGCGGCGCTCCGGCCATCGGCGTCGCGGCGGCAATGGGAATCGCCCTCGGCGCCCTTTCCCTCTCCGGCGAGTCACCCCTCCAGATAGAGCATAATTTTGACGAAATATGCAGTCAATTCTCGGCCTCCCGCCCGACCGCCCGGAACCTGTTCTGGGGGATAGAGCGAATGCGCGGCCGTTTTAACGAATCCCTGAAGCAGTTGTCAAAAAACGGTCAAAGTTTGGAAAATCACAATTATTTATCCCCAGCCAGTTCTCCCCAGTCAATCAGTGCAACGGATATCGCGGTTATTCAAAATATCCTGATCGCCGAGGCCATTCAGATATGCGAGGAGGATATCGCGATCAACATCCGCCTCGGCCAAAACGGCAGCGATTTAATACCCGACGGCGCCCGGATCCTTACCCACTGCAACGCCGGGGCGCTCGCCACCGCCGGCTATGGAACGGCCCTCGGCGTCGTTCGGGCGGCCTGGGAAAAAGGCAAAAAACTCCACGTTTACGCCGACGAAACACGCCCGGTTCTCCAGGGGGCAAGGCTTACCGCATGGGAACTGACCCGCGAAGGCATCCCCTGCACACTGATTACCGACAATATGGCGGCTTTTCTGATGAAACAAAAGAAGGTCGATCTGGTGATCGTTGGGGCCGACCGCATCGCCGCGAACGGCGATACTGCAAACAAGATCGGTACTTATGGACTCGCAGTCCTTGCCCGCGCCCACGGACTCCCCCTCTATGTCGCCGCCCCCCTCTCGACAATCGATACCTCCCTCGCCGATGGCAGCCAGATCCCCATCGAGGAGCGGGATCACGCCGAGGTAACTCACTGCGGCGGCGCCCAGACCGCCCCGGCAGGCGTCTGCGTCTGGAATCCCGCCTTCGACGTCACCCCGGCAGACCTCATAACCGCGATCATCACCGAAAAGGGCGTCATCCGTCCGCCCTTTGACGCCGGCATCAAATCTCTTCATCAGCCGTCCGCAAAATAATTCGACCGGGGTTTTTGCTGTGGCGCCGACCCTGCGGTCCGGGAAGCCTGAGCCGATTTCTCTTGACACATCCCTGCCTTATTTCTATAACTGCCCGGCCGGAAAAAGATTAGACATGAAGAAAGGTTGTTATTGAATTGAATTCTTCTCCCGCAGCAACAGACGTTGAGGGCGGCGTTTCCAAAAAGACAAGCTTGCTGGTGCTGGGCATTTCCGCGCTGGGGGTGGTGTACGGCGATATCGGGACGAGCCCCCTATATGCGATAAAACAGACCTTCTTCGGGGCGCATCCGCTGGCGCGGAATCTGGAAAATGTTCTGGGCGTTCTGTCACTGGTTTTCTGGACTTTGCTGCTTATCGTGTGCCTCAAGTATGTTCTTTTGGTGCTGCGCGCCGACTTTCACGGCGAAGGGGGCATCTTCGCCCTCCTCGGGATCATCAGGGAACAGCATGCCAAAGACGTAAAGCCCAAAAGGTTTATGTGGGTAGTTACTACTGCCGTCATGATCGGCGCGGCCACTCTTTACGGCGATGGCGTCATCACTCCGGCGATCTCGGTGCTTTCGGCCTATGAGGGGCTCGAGGTGATAACGTCGGCCTTCAAACCTGCCATCATCTGGCTGACCGCGGTTACGCTGCTGCTGCTTTTTCTGTTCCAGAGTCGCGGCACGGCGCGCGTCGGCGGCACCTTCGGACCGATCATGGTCGTCTGGTTCATCACCATCGGCGTGGCTGGGCTCGTCTGGATCATCGCTCATCCCGTTGTGCTTAAGGCGGTCAATCCGCTGTATGCCCTCCAATTTCTCCATGCCCACGGCATCCGGGTGGTCTTCGTGCTGGGGGCGATTGTGCTCGCCATCACCGGCGTTGAGGCCCTTTATGCCGACATGGGCCATTTCGGTCGCCGGGCAGTCCAGTTTTCCTGGTACTCGTTCGTTTTTCCCTGCCTGCTTTTAAACTATTTTGGTCAGGGGGCGCGGCTGCTCGACAGTGCGCCCGTTCCCAACAACAATCTCTTCTATGCCCTCTTTCCGCAGTACGATCCGATCATCTATCTGGTCGTCGCGTTGGCGACTATGGCCACGGTGATCGCCTCGCAGGCGCTGATTTCGGGCGCCTTCAGCATGACCAGGCAGGGAATTGTCCTGGGGTTTTTCCCCCGCATCAACATTGTCTTCACGTCGGCCGAAATCGAAGGGCAGATTTACATCCCCGCGGTGAACTGGCTTCTCCTGGCCGGCTGCCTGCTTCTGGTGATAGGCTTCAGAACGTCGAGTTCGCTGGCTGCGGCTTATGGCATCGCGGTTACGGCAACAATGGCCATCACAACGTTCATCTTTTATTTGGTAGCGCGGGGCTGGAGATGGAAGCGGCAGTTGATCGGTCCGGCCTGCCTTTTGTTCCTCCTGATCGAGCTTGCCTACTTTTCCGCCAACACCCTGAAGTTCCTTGACGGCGGTTTCGTTCCGATCGTGATCGCCCTGTTCCTTTTTTATCTGATGAAGACCTGGCAGTGGGGGAGGGCGCAATTGGCCTTCGCCTTTTCCGAGTTTCTGAATGTTCCCCTCCAGCGTTACCTGGAGTTGAAGCAGCAAATGACCGAAAGCCCGCACCTGCGCACCCAGTTTGGCATGCGCAGCATAGCCCAGGTCGAACGGGCCATTGTTTTTATGACCTCCAGACCCATCCTGTCGCCCGCAGACCCCTGCCCAATCGGCCTGAGAATCTATATCCGGCGCAACGGCGCAATGCCCAAACACATTATCCTGCTGAACGTCGCCCAGTTAAGCAGGCCGGTCGTTCCCGACGCGGAGCGCTTTGACGTGATTTCACTCGGCGTGAATACCGTAGCTGTCAACGCCCGCTATGGCTACACGCAGAAACCCGATGTTCCTGTTCTGCTGCGGACGCTCAAGAGGAAAGGGCTCTTACGGATAAATGAGAGGCGCTGGACCATTCAAGTCGGCGAGGAGGAGATATTGCTCGACTCCTCTTTACGGCTTTTCCGACGGCTGATGTTGAGATTTTTCCTGACGATCATGCGCTTTACCAATTCCGCCGATCGCTATTTTGGTCTGCGCGAGTTTGCCGGGCGCAACAAAACGATCATCCCGGTTGTCATCGGGCGCAAATTCGCCCACGTGATCGTCCTCGACGACGATCCCGCCGAGCTGAAATCAGGCATGGATTTAAAGAAATAAGCGACTTTTAAATATCTTTTTTTATAGACTGAAATTCCTCAAAACCATGCTGTCTCCTCAAGCCAACATCTTGTTTTCGCCATGTCCGCCCAGAGCATTGCGAAATTACATCAAAAGAAATGCAGGGTCCCGAAGTTCAAGTCCTTTTTTTATATTCCGCATCCAACGCCTCTTTTGCCGGTTTTACATAAAAATCCCGTAGTTTGGGTTTTTCAATCTTACCGGAGGGGTTACGGGGAACAGGGGCAAAAATGATCTTTTCCGGCCATTTGTATTTCGCAAAATCACTCTTTTTGCAGAAATCAAGGATCTCGCCTTCGGTTAGCGTTTCGCCTTCTTTGGCCTCGATTACGGCAAAGACAATTTCCACGAGCCGGACATGGGGGAAGCCCATAACGGCGACGTCCCGCACCTTCGGATGCCTTCTTAGGAAATCCTCGATCTCGACGGGAAAGATGTTTTCTCCCCCCCGGATGATGAGATCCTTGGCCCGGTCGGCAAAGAAAATGAACCCCTCCTCATCCTTGTAGGCAAGATCGCCGGTATGGAGCCAGCCGTCAACAATGGTCTTAGCCGTCATCTCGGGGTTGAAGGCGTATTCCTTCATCAGTCGGGGCCCCTTGAGGAGCAGCTCGCCGATTACTCCCGGCGGAACCTCCTTGTCGTTGCTGTCAACAATTCTGATCTCCATAAAGGCGGTAGCCTTGCCGATAGAGCCCGGCTTCTCCAAAAGATGCTCGTCCTGGCAGAGTGCGGTGAACCCTCCCCCCCCTTCGGTGATTCCATAGGTAATGCCAAACTTGATCTTGGGGAATATTCGCTTGGAATCTTCCAGAAGCACGTGGGGCACCGGCTGGGCGCCCAGCTCTATATGTTTCAAGGCCGAAAGATCATAGTCTTTAAGGTCAATCTTTCCCGCCTTGATGGCATTAATCAGGTCAGACCAGGTGGGAACGGTATTGAATCCCCCCGTGCATTTTTCTTCTGCCAGGGATCTTATGTAATACTCCGGTTTAAACTCCATCGGCATCAGTATTTTGCCGGCGGCGATGTAAGAGGGGAATGAATGGAAGAGCGAACCGCTGTGATAGAAAGGATGAGGTGTAAGATAAACGCTGTAATAGCCGTCGTTTAAGGAAAGGCCGTTGCCTATCCCTGTAAAGAAAAGGCTTTTATGGGTATGGGAGACCGGCTTCGGCGCCCCGGTGGTGCCGGAGGTAAACATCAGCTCCGCCATGTCGTCGTCGGCCGTTTCCACGCAAATCTCTGTGCTGTCGCCCTTTTCCGCTATCTCCCGATAGGAGATCATCCCCTCCGGGACGTTGTCGCCGAGGCAGATGAAATATTTGCAGTAGTCCATTTCCTTCATGAGGGGCTGAATTTTCGGCAGGAAAACCTCATCGAAGATGAAGACCCTGCATTTGGCGACGTCGGCGGCATACTTGATATCGCCGCTCGCGAAGCGGAAGTTCAAAGGGGTCACCGTCGTTCCTGTCTTTAATACCCCGATGTAGCTTGCGTGCCATTCTATCGAGTTCATCATCAGGTGCAGGACGATGTCGCCTTTTTTAATGCCGCAGTTTTTCAGCAGGTAATTGGCAATCCGGTTGGCCTGCTCGTTGTACTGCCGCCAGGTGAAGCTTCTCCGGAAATTCCGGGAAGGATAACTCTCGATAATGAATTCTCTTTCCGGAAATTTACTCGCGTTCAATCCTGAAAATGTTGCAAGATTCAATGTCGTTCCTCCCTTATCAGCCGAGGCGGGTGTGAAACCCGCCCCTACATTTTATAATATGTCGTTAATGAATAGCGCCGGAGCTTACGGCATAGCCCAGATCAAAGGCCTTGAGGTTCATTTCCAGAAAGGCCTTCTTTGTTTTTTCGCTGATCGTCTGTTTCAGCATGTCCGCCGAGACGGGTATCAGCCCGGTTCCGGCCAGAGCGCCCAGCATCACCATGTTAAGACTCAATAAAGTTCCCGCTTGGCGAGCCAGACTCGAGGCGTCGAAGGCGATGTTTTTCCTAACCTGCGCGCCGATCAGGTTCATCGTTTCCTCAACCGGCGGATAGACGCCCATGCCGATTGCCACGGTGAAGGGGGGCAAAGGCGCGGTGTTGGAAAGGACTATAGAGTCTTTATTGCATTTTCCAATGGCTCTTAGGGTTTCCAGCGGTTCAAAACTAACCAGGATATCCGCTTCGCCTGGGGAGATTATATTGCTTTGCGCTTTGCCCAGCAGGATGGAGGATTCTACAACCCCGCCCCTTTGCGCCATCCCGTGAATTTCGCTGATCTGCACAGGCACCTCATGCGCCAGGGCCGCTTCTCCCAACAGGTGGGAGGCAAGGAGGTTCCCCTGGCCGCCCACGGCAACAATGACAATTCTTATCATATCCATTATTATTCTCCTATCTTATTGAGTCTTATGGCATTTTCCGGGCAGACCTGAACGCAGAGCGTACAGCCGATGCAGCTTGCTTCATCAATTTCCACCTGCTCCCCTTCCAGATAGAACGCCGGGCAGGCCAGCGTATTGAGGCAAACCCGATGATTCTTGCACTTGCTGTGGTCAACAAAGTATGACCGTTTTTCCTGTTTTTTGAAGGTCTTTTCATACATGGGGCATATTTCGCGGGAAATGATTACGGAAAGCCCCGGGAAGGCGATGGCCTCCTTGATTTGCTCCACCGTCTTTTTGAACTTGAACGGTTTGACGACGGTCACATGCTTGACCCCGATGCCGTTCACCAGGGCTTCGATCGAGACGCTCAGGTTGTTGAAGCCCATATTTTCCATGGCTGTGCCGGGATCAGGCTGAAAGCCGGTCATCGAGGTTGTCCCGTTGTCCATGATGACGACCGTCTGGTTGTGGCCGTTATGCAAGGCGTTTATCAGCCCCGGGATTCCCGAATGAAAGAAGGTGGAGTCGCCGATGAAGGAGACAACCTTTCTGCCCGTTGCCGTGCCTATGCCGGAGCCCATGCCGATGCTGGCCCCCATGCAGATGGACAAATCCGACATGCTTAAGGGGGGAAGCACCCCCAGCGTGTAACAGCCGATATCGTTTGTGTAAATCGGTTCGTCTCCGCAGGCCTGACGCATGGCGGCATAGGTTGCCCGATGGGGACAGCCGGCGCACAGGTTGGGGGGGCGCTGAGGAATATTGGGGATGTCGATGTTTACCGCCTCCTTCGTCGGGCACGCTACCCCAAAGTAGGAAGCGATAACCTTGCGCACCATGCTGGGGCTGAATTCATAGGCCCGGGAAAAAAGCCCGTAGCCCTTCCCCTTGATCGGGATGACGCTGCCGATTTCCTGGGCTTTAACCTTCACCCCCTCTTCCAGATAGGGTTCCAGCTCTTCAACGACCAGAATTTTCTCACATTTGGCGATAAAATCCTTGATCAGCCTGTCCGGCAGCGGATGGGAAAAACCGATGCGCAGGACGCTTACCCGGGATGTCAGCGCGAGATCCTGCAGGGCGTCGCTCACGTAATTGAAGCTTACGCCGCTGGTGATTATCCCCAACTTGCCCTCGCCGGAAACAAAATTGTACGGGGATTGGTCGGATTCCCCGGCGGCCTTTTCATAATTGGCAAGCAGGACCTTGTGCAATTTCGTCGAAACGCTCGGAATAAGGGTATTTCTCAAGGGTTCCTTCGGAAAAGAGCCTTTGGAATTTTTCCCGGCGATCGGTCCCAGCGAAATAACCCCGGTGGAATGGTTAATGCGCGTGGTGGTTCTCAGGATAACCGGTTCCTGCAGCATTTCGGAAAGGTCAAAGGCATAGCGGGCCATCTCTTTGGCTTCGGCAATGGAGGACGGCTCCAGAACCGGCAGGCCGGAGAACTTGCCGTACATGCGGTTATCCTGTTCGTTTTGGCTGGAAAACATGGAGGGGTCGTCCGCCGAGACAAGGACAAAGCCGCCCTTCACCCCCTCGTAGGCAAGCGACATCAGGAAATCAGCGGCAACATTCACGCCGACATGCTTCATGCTGCACATCGCCCGTACCCCTGCAATGGCCGCCGCAGCGGCAACCTCCATGGCGACCATTTCGTTGATGGCGTATTCGAAATAAACGCCGCTTTCCTTTTGGATTTTGAAAAAGGTGTCCCCGATCTCCGAAGAGGGGGTTCCGGGGTAGCAGGTTGCAACCGCCACGCCCGCCTCGATTGCGCCCCGGACAATGGCTTCATTGCCGAGCATCAGCATTTTTTTCTCTGGACTATCCAGCAATAACTCGTTCAT
This DNA window, taken from Syntrophales bacterium, encodes the following:
- a CDS encoding KUP/HAK/KT family potassium transporter, translating into MNSSPAATDVEGGVSKKTSLLVLGISALGVVYGDIGTSPLYAIKQTFFGAHPLARNLENVLGVLSLVFWTLLLIVCLKYVLLVLRADFHGEGGIFALLGIIREQHAKDVKPKRFMWVVTTAVMIGAATLYGDGVITPAISVLSAYEGLEVITSAFKPAIIWLTAVTLLLLFLFQSRGTARVGGTFGPIMVVWFITIGVAGLVWIIAHPVVLKAVNPLYALQFLHAHGIRVVFVLGAIVLAITGVEALYADMGHFGRRAVQFSWYSFVFPCLLLNYFGQGARLLDSAPVPNNNLFYALFPQYDPIIYLVVALATMATVIASQALISGAFSMTRQGIVLGFFPRINIVFTSAEIEGQIYIPAVNWLLLAGCLLLVIGFRTSSSLAAAYGIAVTATMAITTFIFYLVARGWRWKRQLIGPACLLFLLIELAYFSANTLKFLDGGFVPIVIALFLFYLMKTWQWGRAQLAFAFSEFLNVPLQRYLELKQQMTESPHLRTQFGMRSIAQVERAIVFMTSRPILSPADPCPIGLRIYIRRNGAMPKHIILLNVAQLSRPVVPDAERFDVISLGVNTVAVNARYGYTQKPDVPVLLRTLKRKGLLRINERRWTIQVGEEEILLDSSLRLFRRLMLRFFLTIMRFTNSADRYFGLREFAGRNKTIIPVVIGRKFAHVIVLDDDPAELKSGMDLKK
- the gatA gene encoding Asp-tRNA(Asn)/Glu-tRNA(Gln) amidotransferase subunit GatA, with protein sequence MELNQLTIHELKEKLRSGATTAEEITASSFARIEAVEKDVHAYITLMKETAFAEAKRADEAIKKGEGGLLAGIPIALKDIACTKGTLTTCGSRMLSNFVPPYDAAVIEKLREAGAVFTGKTNMDEFAMGSSTETSFYGTSRNPWDLERIPGGSSGGSAAAVAADECIAAIGSDTGGSIRQPAALCGIVGMKPTYGRVSRYGLIAFASSLDQIGPFTKDVEDCALMMNVLSGYDRRDSTSADQEVPDYRQFLGKGIAGWKVGIPKEYFVGGLDPEVEEAVRGAIKTIEEAGAQCVEVSLPHTEYCLAVYYIVAPAEASSNLARYDGVKYGFRFPEGRDLLDMYKKTRSAGFGNEVKRRIMIGTYALSSGYYDAYYKKASQVRSLIKRDFDEAFKTCDALLTPTTPTPAFRIGEKTDDPMQMYLSDLFTISTNLAGIPGISVPCGYSASGLPIGVQFLAGHFQEGRLLQIASEYEKHAQIEKRRPNL
- the gatB gene encoding Asp-tRNA(Asn)/Glu-tRNA(Gln) amidotransferase subunit GatB encodes the protein MNFEPVIGLEVHAQLLTDTKIFCDCSTKFGAEPNSHTCPVCLGMPGVLPVLNKKVVDFLLKMAMATNCKINRESSFARKNYFYPDLPKGYQISQYAEPPVEHGWIDIETEGGKKRIGITRIHMEEDAGKLIHDENSPASYVDLNRTGVPLIEIVGDPDLRSAEEAAAYLRRIHEILVYLEICDGNMEEGSFRCDANISLRPVGQKEFGTRTELKNMNSFRNVQRALEYEIKRQQYLLESGGVVVQETRLWDDAAGVTKSMRSKEEAHDYRYFPEPDLVPIVVDDEWQDEIRRAMPELPLEKRERFSSEYQLSAYDAGVLTQSRALADYFEEVARLSGQPKAAANWVMGDILRFLNDEKKTVGECPVSPANLAAMIRLIQEGTISGKMAKDISEAMYKTGGTPEEIIKEKGLVQITDGDALAATLSAILAKNPGQVAQYQSGKEKLFGFFVGQAMKATGGKANPQMLNDLLKKMLAKH
- the mtnA gene encoding S-methyl-5-thioribose-1-phosphate isomerase is translated as MDPLKDPIQTLFWKDNAVILLDQRALPIEENYLTCTDYRQIVAAIKNLTVRGAPAIGVAAAMGIALGALSLSGESPLQIEHNFDEICSQFSASRPTARNLFWGIERMRGRFNESLKQLSKNGQSLENHNYLSPASSPQSISATDIAVIQNILIAEAIQICEEDIAINIRLGQNGSDLIPDGARILTHCNAGALATAGYGTALGVVRAAWEKGKKLHVYADETRPVLQGARLTAWELTREGIPCTLITDNMAAFLMKQKKVDLVIVGADRIAANGDTANKIGTYGLAVLARAHGLPLYVAAPLSTIDTSLADGSQIPIEERDHAEVTHCGGAQTAPAGVCVWNPAFDVTPADLITAIITEKGVIRPPFDAGIKSLHQPSAK
- a CDS encoding indolepyruvate oxidoreductase subunit beta, encoding MDMIRIVIVAVGGQGNLLASHLLGEAALAHEVPVQISEIHGMAQRGGVVESSILLGKAQSNIISPGEADILVSFEPLETLRAIGKCNKDSIVLSNTAPLPPFTVAIGMGVYPPVEETMNLIGAQVRKNIAFDASSLARQAGTLLSLNMVMLGALAGTGLIPVSADMLKQTISEKTKKAFLEMNLKAFDLGYAVSSGAIH
- the iorA gene encoding indolepyruvate ferredoxin oxidoreductase subunit alpha — translated: MNELLLDSPEKKMLMLGNEAIVRGAIEAGVAVATCYPGTPSSEIGDTFFKIQKESGVYFEYAINEMVAMEVAAAAAIAGVRAMCSMKHVGVNVAADFLMSLAYEGVKGGFVLVSADDPSMFSSQNEQDNRMYGKFSGLPVLEPSSIAEAKEMARYAFDLSEMLQEPVILRTTTRINHSTGVISLGPIAGKNSKGSFPKEPLRNTLIPSVSTKLHKVLLANYEKAAGESDQSPYNFVSGEGKLGIITSGVSFNYVSDALQDLALTSRVSVLRIGFSHPLPDRLIKDFIAKCEKILVVEELEPYLEEGVKVKAQEIGSVIPIKGKGYGLFSRAYEFSPSMVRKVIASYFGVACPTKEAVNIDIPNIPQRPPNLCAGCPHRATYAAMRQACGDEPIYTNDIGCYTLGVLPPLSMSDLSICMGASIGMGSGIGTATGRKVVSFIGDSTFFHSGIPGLINALHNGHNQTVVIMDNGTTSMTGFQPDPGTAMENMGFNNLSVSIEALVNGIGVKHVTVVKPFKFKKTVEQIKEAIAFPGLSVIISREICPMYEKTFKKQEKRSYFVDHSKCKNHRVCLNTLACPAFYLEGEQVEIDEASCIGCTLCVQVCPENAIRLNKIGE
- a CDS encoding acyl--CoA ligase, with translation MNLATFSGLNASKFPEREFIIESYPSRNFRRSFTWRQYNEQANRIANYLLKNCGIKKGDIVLHLMMNSIEWHASYIGVLKTGTTVTPLNFRFASGDIKYAADVAKCRVFIFDEVFLPKIQPLMKEMDYCKYFICLGDNVPEGMISYREIAEKGDSTEICVETADDDMAELMFTSGTTGAPKPVSHTHKSLFFTGIGNGLSLNDGYYSVYLTPHPFYHSGSLFHSFPSYIAAGKILMPMEFKPEYYIRSLAEEKCTGGFNTVPTWSDLINAIKAGKIDLKDYDLSALKHIELGAQPVPHVLLEDSKRIFPKIKFGITYGITEGGGGFTALCQDEHLLEKPGSIGKATAFMEIRIVDSNDKEVPPGVIGELLLKGPRLMKEYAFNPEMTAKTIVDGWLHTGDLAYKDEEGFIFFADRAKDLIIRGGENIFPVEIEDFLRRHPKVRDVAVMGFPHVRLVEIVFAVIEAKEGETLTEGEILDFCKKSDFAKYKWPEKIIFAPVPRNPSGKIEKPKLRDFYVKPAKEALDAEYKKRT